The following are encoded together in the Serratia odorifera genome:
- the puuE gene encoding allantoinase PuuE produces the protein MNQYQFTHDYPRDLIGYGGKPPHANWPGQARIALQFVLNYEEGAESHVLHGDAGSEQFLSDIIGAASYPERHMSMDSLYEYGSRAGFWRIHQEFQRRGLPLTVFGVAMALARNPPVVQAIKDADYDVVSHGWRWIHYQNVDEATERQHLQQAIGVLRDLFGQAPLGWYTGRDSPNTRRLLVEHGGMLYDSDYYGDDLPFWTEVTCANGDRKPHLVVPYTLEANDMRFASPQGFNTGEQFFTYLKDSFDVLYAEGELAPKMLSIGMHCRLLGRPGKFRALQRFLDYVQQHDRVWICRRQEIAEHWLAHHPYQG, from the coding sequence ATGAACCAGTATCAATTTACCCATGATTATCCGCGTGATCTTATCGGCTATGGTGGCAAGCCCCCGCATGCCAACTGGCCGGGGCAGGCGCGTATTGCGCTGCAGTTCGTGTTGAACTACGAAGAAGGCGCGGAAAGCCATGTGCTGCATGGCGACGCCGGTTCCGAGCAGTTTCTGTCAGACATTATCGGCGCGGCCAGCTATCCCGAGCGCCATATGTCGATGGACTCCCTGTACGAATACGGTTCGCGCGCCGGTTTCTGGCGTATTCACCAGGAGTTCCAGCGCCGCGGCCTGCCGCTGACCGTTTTTGGTGTAGCAATGGCGCTGGCGCGCAATCCGCCGGTGGTGCAGGCGATCAAGGATGCCGATTACGACGTGGTCAGCCACGGCTGGCGCTGGATCCACTATCAGAACGTGGACGAGGCGACTGAACGGCAGCACCTGCAACAGGCGATCGGCGTGTTGCGCGATCTGTTCGGGCAGGCGCCGTTGGGCTGGTATACCGGCCGCGACAGTCCCAATACCCGTCGGCTGCTGGTGGAGCACGGCGGCATGCTGTATGACAGCGATTATTATGGTGACGATCTGCCGTTCTGGACCGAGGTGACCTGCGCCAACGGCGACAGAAAACCGCATCTGGTGGTGCCCTATACCCTGGAGGCCAACGACATGCGCTTTGCCTCGCCGCAGGGGTTCAACACCGGCGAGCAGTTCTTTACCTATTTGAAGGACAGCTTTGACGTGCTGTATGCCGAAGGGGAGCTGGCGCCGAAGATGTTGTCGATCGGCATGCACTGCCGCTTGCTGGGACGACCGGGCAAATTCCGCGCCTTGCAGCGTTTTTTGGACTATGTCCAGCAGCACGATCGCGTGTGGATTTGCCGCCGGCAGGAGATTGCCGAACACTGGCTGGCGCATCACCCCTATCAGGGATGA
- the dnaQ gene encoding DNA polymerase III subunit epsilon — protein sequence MITTPTRQIVLDTETTGMNKLGVHYEGHRIIEIGAVEVINRRLTGRHYHVYVKPDRLVDPEAYGVHGISDEFLADKPTFDQIADEFIEFIRGGELVIHNAAFDIGFMDHEFRMLQQDIPKTETFCAITDSLLMARRLFPGKRNNLDALCSRYEIDNSKRTLHGALLDAEILAEVYLAMTGGQTTMAFQMEGDTQQSDSTQDIQRIARPATSMKVIYASDDEVVAHESRLDLVAKKGGGNCLWRAE from the coding sequence ATGATCACTACACCAACCAGACAGATCGTACTCGATACCGAAACCACCGGTATGAACAAGTTAGGGGTTCATTACGAAGGCCACCGCATTATCGAAATCGGTGCGGTGGAAGTGATCAACCGTCGCCTGACCGGTCGGCATTATCACGTTTACGTCAAGCCGGATCGGCTGGTGGATCCTGAGGCTTACGGCGTTCACGGCATCAGCGATGAATTCCTGGCGGACAAGCCGACCTTCGATCAGATAGCCGATGAATTTATCGAATTTATCCGCGGCGGTGAGTTGGTCATCCACAACGCGGCGTTCGATATCGGCTTTATGGATCACGAATTCCGCATGTTGCAGCAGGACATTCCGAAGACGGAAACCTTCTGCGCCATTACCGACAGCCTGTTGATGGCGCGTCGTCTGTTCCCGGGCAAGCGCAACAACCTCGATGCGCTGTGTAGCCGCTACGAGATCGACAATAGCAAGCGAACCTTGCACGGCGCATTGCTCGATGCCGAGATCCTGGCCGAAGTTTATCTGGCAATGACCGGCGGGCAGACCACCATGGCATTTCAGATGGAAGGGGATACCCAGCAGAGCGATTCCACGCAGGATATCCAGCGTATTGCACGCCCGGCGACGTCGATGAAGGTGATTTACGCCAGTGATGACGAAGTGGTGGCACACGAATCACGGCTGGATCTGGTGGCGAAAAAGGGCGGCGGTAACTGCCTGTGGCGCGCGGAATAA
- the rnhA gene encoding ribonuclease HI, with protein MLKQVEIFTDGSCLGNPGPGGYGAILRYKQVEKTFSAGYRLTTNNRMELMAAIVALEALTAPCEVILSTDSQYVRQGITSWIHNWKKRGWKTADKKPVKNVDLWQRLDLAIARHTIRWEWVKGHAGHPENERCDVLAREAAGNPTQEDSGYKPEA; from the coding sequence ATGCTCAAACAGGTAGAAATTTTCACCGATGGCTCCTGCCTTGGCAACCCCGGCCCCGGTGGTTACGGCGCAATCTTGCGCTATAAACAGGTTGAAAAAACCTTCAGCGCCGGTTACCGGCTCACTACCAATAACCGTATGGAGCTGATGGCGGCGATCGTGGCGCTGGAAGCGCTAACCGCGCCCTGTGAAGTGATCCTCAGCACCGATAGCCAGTATGTTCGCCAGGGTATCACCAGTTGGATCCACAACTGGAAGAAGCGCGGCTGGAAAACCGCCGACAAAAAACCGGTCAAAAACGTCGATCTGTGGCAGCGGCTGGATCTGGCGATTGCCCGCCACACTATTCGCTGGGAATGGGTCAAGGGGCATGCCGGACATCCGGAGAACGAACGCTGCGACGTGCTAGCTCGCGAAGCGGCCGGCAACCCCACGCAAGAAGACAGCGGCTATAAACCGGAAGCGTAA
- a CDS encoding beta-ketoacyl-[acyl-carrier-protein] synthase family protein — translation MIYFSAVGMVNALGNNLPQIAQNLAAGQAPGMQQQTHWLIGDKPSWFGAVTGELPPIPVALSRHNSRNNRLLLAALAQIAPQVDEAIARYGAERVAVIMGTSTSGIHEGELALKHYQDGKWPDGYHYQQQELGDPGQFLSALLGTRGPAYTLSTACSSSARAIISGKRLIEAGLVDAAIVGGADSLCQMPINGFDSLESLAATRCTPFAAGRSGINIGEGAALLLLTQQPAAVALLGIGESSDAWHMSAPHPQGLGAERAITMALQQAGLQPQDIGYINLHGTATRLNDSVEAQVVNRLFGGGTPCSSTKHLTGHTLGAAGAIEAALSWLVLSAPLALPAQDFSLAARDETLAEINLLAAPQPLGKRAILSNSFAFGGNNACLLLGDVP, via the coding sequence ATGATTTATTTCTCTGCCGTCGGCATGGTGAATGCGTTGGGGAATAATCTGCCGCAGATTGCGCAAAATCTGGCGGCGGGACAGGCGCCGGGGATGCAACAGCAAACGCACTGGCTGATCGGCGACAAGCCGTCATGGTTTGGGGCGGTAACCGGAGAGCTGCCACCGATACCGGTGGCGTTGAGCCGTCACAATTCCCGCAACAATCGTTTGCTGTTGGCGGCTTTGGCGCAGATTGCCCCGCAGGTCGACGAGGCGATTGCCCGTTACGGCGCTGAACGTGTGGCGGTCATTATGGGCACCAGCACTTCGGGGATCCACGAGGGAGAACTGGCGCTCAAGCATTATCAGGATGGGAAATGGCCTGACGGCTATCATTACCAGCAACAGGAATTGGGTGACCCAGGGCAGTTTCTTAGCGCACTGCTGGGCACGCGAGGGCCGGCATATACGCTGTCTACCGCCTGTTCTTCCAGCGCGCGTGCGATCATCAGCGGCAAACGACTGATTGAGGCAGGTCTGGTGGATGCGGCAATTGTCGGTGGCGCCGACAGCCTGTGCCAAATGCCGATCAACGGCTTTGACAGCCTGGAGTCGCTTGCTGCCACGCGCTGTACGCCGTTTGCCGCTGGCCGTAGCGGGATCAATATCGGTGAAGGGGCGGCGTTGCTGTTACTGACGCAACAGCCGGCAGCGGTGGCGCTGCTGGGGATAGGGGAGTCCTCCGATGCCTGGCATATGTCGGCTCCGCATCCGCAAGGATTGGGCGCAGAACGCGCCATCACCATGGCGCTGCAGCAAGCAGGATTACAACCGCAGGATATTGGTTATATCAATCTGCACGGCACCGCGACGCGCCTGAACGACTCGGTGGAGGCGCAGGTGGTGAACCGGCTGTTCGGCGGTGGCACGCCGTGCAGTTCGACCAAGCATTTGACCGGCCACACGTTGGGTGCAGCGGGCGCGATAGAAGCCGCATTGAGCTGGTTAGTGCTGAGCGCGCCGCTGGCCTTGCCGGCGCAGGATTTCAGCCTGGCCGCGCGCGACGAGACGCTGGCCGAGATCAATCTGCTGGCTGCGCCGCAACCGCTGGGCAAGCGCGCCATTCTGTCAAATTCCTTTGCCTTTGGTGGCAATAATGCCTGTCTGTTACTGGGAGACGTGCCATGA
- the gloB gene encoding hydroxyacylglutathione hydrolase encodes MNLISIPALQDNYIWILDDQQGHCTIVDPGEAQPVLDALRKLELTPDAILLTHHHHDHIGGVAQILAQYPALPVYGPHETANKGATTLVEDGDIITVSGRKYRVIAVPGHTLGHVAFYSAPYLFCGDTLFSAGCGRLFEGTAEQMYYSFQQLSQLPDNTIICCAHEYTVSNLKFARAILPQDRQIETYQQQVMALRAKNQPSVPTTLQLEREINLFLRCHDTDLQKKLGFDRPPEHLHSVFSELRLRKDSF; translated from the coding sequence ATGAATCTTATCAGCATTCCTGCCTTGCAGGACAATTACATTTGGATATTGGATGACCAACAGGGACATTGCACCATTGTCGATCCGGGTGAAGCGCAACCGGTGCTGGACGCCCTGCGTAAACTGGAACTCACCCCCGATGCAATACTGCTGACCCACCATCATCACGACCACATCGGCGGCGTGGCGCAAATTCTGGCGCAATACCCTGCACTGCCGGTATATGGCCCGCACGAGACCGCCAATAAGGGGGCGACCACCCTGGTAGAAGACGGTGACATCATTACCGTCAGCGGCAGAAAATACCGCGTAATAGCGGTTCCCGGACATACTCTGGGCCATGTCGCATTCTACAGTGCACCTTATTTGTTCTGCGGCGATACGCTTTTTTCCGCCGGTTGCGGCCGGCTGTTCGAGGGCACTGCCGAACAAATGTATTACTCGTTTCAACAACTCTCGCAACTTCCCGATAACACCATAATCTGTTGCGCGCACGAATATACTGTTTCAAATCTTAAGTTTGCGCGGGCTATTTTGCCGCAAGATCGACAGATCGAAACATATCAACAACAAGTCATGGCGTTAAGGGCAAAAAACCAACCCAGCGTGCCTACAACCCTGCAATTAGAGCGTGAAATTAACCTATTTTTACGTTGTCATGACACTGATTTACAAAAGAAATTAGGCTTTGATCGCCCCCCTGAGCATCTTCATTCGGTTTTTTCCGAATTACGCTTGCGCAAGGACAGCTTCTGA
- a CDS encoding LolA family protein, with protein sequence MKRWIALALACFSLSAQAVTLQELQQRFSQQPVLRAEFEQQRSISGMTKPLNSSGELVISQQKGLWWAQQKPFPLTLLLDDRRMVQTMAGQPPQVVTAENNPQMFQFNRLLTALFHADSQALEQNFALQFSDVGNHRWRVVLTPKTSPLDKLFKRITLNGEQFLETIDIDDMQNDATHIRFFNQRTTPTTLTAEEQQRFAS encoded by the coding sequence ATGAAACGTTGGATAGCGCTGGCCCTGGCCTGCTTCAGCCTGAGCGCGCAGGCGGTCACGCTGCAAGAATTGCAGCAGCGTTTCAGTCAACAGCCGGTATTGCGTGCCGAATTCGAACAGCAGCGCAGCATCAGCGGTATGACGAAGCCGCTCAACTCCAGCGGTGAGCTGGTGATCTCACAGCAGAAGGGATTGTGGTGGGCGCAACAGAAACCGTTCCCGCTGACGTTGCTGCTGGACGACCGCCGTATGGTGCAAACCATGGCCGGCCAGCCCCCACAGGTGGTGACGGCGGAAAACAATCCGCAAATGTTCCAGTTTAATCGTTTATTGACCGCATTGTTCCATGCTGACAGCCAGGCGCTGGAACAAAACTTTGCGCTGCAATTCAGCGATGTTGGCAACCACCGCTGGCGTGTGGTGCTGACGCCGAAAACGTCGCCGCTGGATAAACTGTTTAAGCGCATTACGCTCAATGGCGAACAGTTCCTGGAAACCATTGATATCGATGACATGCAAAACGATGCCACTCATATCCGTTTCTTCAATCAGCGAACCACGCCGACAACCCTGACCGCTGAGGAGCAACAGCGCTTTGCCTCCTGA
- a CDS encoding acyl-CoA thioesterase — MTIIDDPRCSARVDITVPFHDADAMGVVWHGNYFRYFEIAREALLKQFDYGYRQMKASGYVWPIVDTRVKYIAPLLFEQRITVCATLEEYENRLRIGYQIFDVESGKRTTTGYTIQVAVEEQSKEMCFSAPQVLLDKLGVSS; from the coding sequence ATGACTATCATCGACGATCCGCGCTGTTCCGCTCGGGTTGATATCACCGTACCTTTCCATGACGCCGATGCCATGGGCGTAGTGTGGCACGGCAACTATTTCCGCTATTTCGAGATCGCACGAGAAGCGTTGCTAAAGCAATTTGACTACGGCTACCGCCAGATGAAAGCTTCGGGTTACGTCTGGCCGATTGTCGACACCCGGGTCAAGTACATTGCGCCATTGCTGTTTGAACAGCGCATAACGGTGTGCGCAACGCTTGAAGAATATGAAAACCGGCTGCGTATCGGTTACCAGATTTTTGATGTGGAAAGCGGCAAGCGTACCACCACCGGTTACACCATTCAGGTGGCGGTGGAGGAGCAGAGCAAAGAGATGTGCTTTAGTGCGCCGCAGGTATTGCTGGACAAATTGGGAGTGTCATCATGA
- a CDS encoding NCS1 family nucleobase:cation symporter-1: MPNPNENYSPKLCNDDLAPTRNQNWNWYNIFSFWMSDVHSMGGYVVAASFFTLGLASWQVLICLLAGICIVQLCANLVAKPSQMTGVPYAVVCRQAFGVFGANIPAVIRGLIAFAWYGIQTYLAANALMLVLLKFFPTLMPLTQPHWLGLSAIGWICFGIMWVLQAMVFWHGMNAIKRFIDVAGPAVYVVMLALAGWIVYKTGLENISFTLASKTLSAQEQGWQMLTATALVVSYFSGPLLNFGDFSRYGKSMQEIRRGNRWGLPFNFLLFSLVTVVIVSGTQSLFGQMITDPIETVTRVGNSVAVAIGLLTMITATIGINIVANFVSPAFDFSNCAPQKISFRTGGMIAAVGSVLLTPWNLFQSPELIHYTLDVLGAFIGPLFGILVADFYLIKRGQIHVDDLFNATPNGRYWYRSGFNPKAILALLPSVAVGLVISFTPELHAVANFSWFIGVLLGGGCYRYFARHEHAANHRVMFGKVEMSKE, from the coding sequence ATGCCAAACCCCAATGAAAACTACAGCCCGAAGCTGTGCAATGACGATCTGGCGCCAACGCGCAATCAGAACTGGAACTGGTACAACATTTTTTCTTTCTGGATGTCGGACGTGCACAGCATGGGCGGCTATGTGGTGGCGGCCAGCTTCTTTACCCTGGGGCTGGCCAGTTGGCAGGTGCTGATTTGTCTGTTGGCGGGTATTTGCATTGTCCAGCTGTGCGCCAATCTGGTAGCCAAACCCAGCCAGATGACCGGCGTGCCGTACGCGGTCGTCTGCCGCCAGGCGTTTGGCGTGTTCGGCGCCAATATTCCGGCGGTGATCCGAGGGTTGATCGCTTTCGCCTGGTATGGCATTCAAACCTATTTGGCGGCCAATGCGTTGATGCTGGTACTGCTGAAGTTCTTCCCGACGCTGATGCCACTGACGCAACCGCATTGGCTGGGGCTTTCCGCCATCGGCTGGATATGCTTTGGCATCATGTGGGTGTTGCAGGCCATGGTGTTCTGGCATGGCATGAACGCCATCAAACGCTTTATTGACGTTGCCGGGCCGGCAGTTTATGTGGTGATGCTGGCGTTGGCCGGCTGGATTGTGTACAAAACCGGGCTGGAAAACATCTCCTTTACCCTGGCCAGCAAAACGCTGAGCGCGCAGGAACAGGGCTGGCAGATGCTGACCGCCACCGCGTTGGTGGTGTCCTACTTCTCCGGCCCGTTGCTCAACTTCGGCGATTTTTCTCGCTACGGTAAAAGCATGCAGGAAATCCGCCGCGGCAACCGCTGGGGGCTGCCGTTCAACTTTCTGCTGTTTTCACTGGTCACGGTGGTGATCGTTTCCGGCACCCAATCGCTGTTCGGCCAGATGATTACCGATCCGATTGAAACCGTAACCCGCGTCGGCAACAGCGTGGCGGTAGCCATCGGCCTGCTGACGATGATTACCGCCACTATCGGCATCAATATCGTCGCCAACTTCGTGTCACCGGCGTTCGACTTTTCCAACTGCGCACCACAAAAGATCAGCTTCCGCACCGGCGGCATGATCGCCGCCGTCGGCTCGGTGCTGCTGACGCCGTGGAACCTGTTCCAGTCGCCGGAGCTGATCCATTACACCCTGGACGTGCTGGGCGCGTTTATCGGTCCATTGTTCGGCATCTTGGTGGCAGATTTTTACCTGATCAAGCGCGGCCAGATCCACGTCGACGATCTGTTCAACGCCACGCCGAATGGCCGCTACTGGTATCGCAGCGGCTTCAACCCGAAGGCCATTCTGGCGCTGCTGCCGTCGGTGGCGGTTGGCCTGGTGATCAGTTTTACGCCCGAGCTGCACGCCGTGGCGAACTTCAGCTGGTTTATCGGCGTACTGCTTGGCGGCGGCTGTTACCGCTACTTTGCCCGCCATGAACATGCGGCCAACCATAGAGTGATGTTTGGCAAGGTGGAAATGAGCAAGGAGTAG
- the hpxA gene encoding allantoin racemase: MKIQLINPNTSQAMTETIATAARAVAARGTEIIAVCPPQGVPSIEGHFDEAIAAIGVLQRVKQGRETGVDGHIIACFGDPGLLAARELADAPVIGIAEAAMHMATLVATRFSIVTTLPRTLIIARHLLHQYGFERHCAALHAIDLPVLALEDGSGVAQQKVREQCLLAKRQDGSGAIVLGCGGMADLARELTHELAMPVIDGVSAAVKMIESLHGLGLRTSKHGDLDFPLAKPLSGVFSEFN, from the coding sequence ATGAAAATTCAGTTGATCAATCCCAATACCAGCCAGGCGATGACGGAAACCATCGCCACGGCGGCGCGCGCGGTTGCTGCACGCGGTACGGAAATCATCGCCGTCTGCCCGCCGCAGGGGGTGCCGTCGATTGAAGGGCACTTTGATGAGGCGATTGCCGCCATTGGCGTATTGCAGCGGGTAAAGCAGGGGCGAGAAACCGGGGTTGATGGCCATATTATCGCCTGTTTTGGCGATCCCGGCCTGTTGGCGGCACGTGAACTGGCCGACGCGCCGGTGATCGGCATTGCCGAAGCGGCGATGCATATGGCCACGCTGGTGGCGACGCGTTTTTCCATCGTCACCACGTTGCCCCGCACGCTGATTATCGCCCGCCATCTATTGCACCAATACGGTTTTGAACGTCACTGTGCCGCGCTGCACGCCATTGATTTGCCGGTGCTGGCGCTGGAGGACGGCAGCGGCGTAGCGCAGCAAAAAGTGCGCGAACAATGCCTGCTTGCCAAACGGCAGGACGGTAGCGGGGCTATCGTGCTGGGCTGCGGCGGTATGGCCGATCTGGCGCGGGAACTGACGCACGAACTGGCGATGCCGGTGATCGACGGCGTTAGCGCGGCGGTGAAAATGATCGAATCGCTGCACGGCCTGGGCCTGCGAACCAGCAAGCATGGCGATCTGGATTTTCCGCTGGCAAAGCCGTTAAGCGGCGTTTTCAGCGAATTTAACTGA
- a CDS encoding class I SAM-dependent methyltransferase — MKPAHTLQKLASPQSWAALPWGEYYRAALERQLQPWWPKLFGFHLLKLGNLSAGLATDKCAISHQVNVGLSGDHLQVIADPYRLPFADKSVDACLMAQALSYADDPHRMLREVDRILIDDGWLVLSTFNPFSVLGLGKLLPGLRQRQPFASRMFTQMRLLDWLSLLNYEVLQQTRFHVLPWHRQGGVFLGTHLPALGCMSMIVARKRTVPLTPTAMKLGARKPALSRAVGATKSYRKLP, encoded by the coding sequence ATGAAACCAGCCCATACTCTACAAAAGCTTGCCAGCCCGCAATCCTGGGCGGCGCTGCCGTGGGGGGAATATTACCGCGCAGCGCTCGAGCGTCAACTGCAGCCCTGGTGGCCGAAGCTGTTCGGCTTTCACCTATTAAAGCTGGGTAATCTCAGCGCTGGATTGGCTACTGATAAATGCGCCATTTCCCACCAGGTCAACGTTGGTCTGAGCGGTGACCACCTACAGGTTATAGCCGATCCTTATCGGTTGCCCTTCGCCGACAAGTCGGTCGATGCCTGTCTGATGGCGCAGGCTTTGTCCTATGCCGATGATCCGCATCGCATGTTGCGCGAAGTAGATCGCATTCTGATTGATGACGGTTGGTTGGTGCTCAGTACCTTTAATCCGTTCAGCGTGCTGGGGCTGGGTAAACTGCTCCCCGGTCTTCGCCAGCGTCAACCTTTTGCCAGCCGCATGTTTACTCAGATGCGGCTGTTGGACTGGCTGAGTCTATTGAACTATGAAGTGTTGCAGCAAACGCGTTTTCACGTGCTGCCGTGGCATCGGCAGGGAGGGGTATTTTTAGGTACCCACCTGCCAGCGCTGGGCTGCATGAGCATGATAGTCGCACGTAAACGCACGGTGCCACTGACTCCAACGGCCATGAAACTTGGCGCACGCAAGCCGGCTCTCAGCCGCGCGGTGGGCGCGACCAAGAGTTATCGCAAATTACCGTAA
- a CDS encoding GntR family transcriptional regulator, producing the protein MIGTQATWDRLDATYFTEDRDDHIYNQLVKAIVEHRLLPGSRLPEEALADTFGVSRTGIRRVLQRLAAVQLVTQLPKRGAQVTTPGEDEARQVFATRKLLECANLPQVVSRCRAEQLLMLDTLVAQEQRAHDDRDGAAAIRLSAAFHVQLQAISGNQVLTETVSQLTLRSSLVIAAYGAPWQQGCRCHDHHDLLVLLRNADTAGLAAQMARHFDDIVGHLRFNHHDGDTPDFAHIFAGLRQQEPQ; encoded by the coding sequence ATGATTGGCACCCAAGCCACGTGGGACAGGCTCGACGCCACCTACTTTACTGAAGATCGCGACGATCATATTTATAACCAACTGGTGAAAGCGATCGTTGAACATCGCCTGTTACCCGGTAGCAGATTGCCGGAAGAAGCGCTGGCGGACACCTTCGGCGTGAGCCGCACCGGCATTCGTCGGGTGTTACAGCGCCTTGCGGCAGTGCAACTGGTAACGCAACTGCCCAAGCGTGGTGCACAGGTCACCACGCCGGGAGAAGACGAAGCCCGCCAAGTGTTCGCGACGCGTAAGCTGCTGGAATGTGCCAATTTGCCGCAGGTGGTGAGCCGCTGCCGCGCGGAACAGTTGCTGATGCTGGATACCCTGGTCGCCCAGGAACAACGAGCGCATGACGATCGTGACGGTGCCGCAGCGATCCGCCTGTCCGCCGCGTTTCACGTGCAATTGCAGGCGATAAGCGGTAACCAGGTGCTGACGGAGACGGTGTCGCAACTGACGCTGCGCTCATCGCTGGTGATTGCCGCCTATGGCGCGCCATGGCAGCAGGGCTGCCGCTGCCACGATCACCACGATCTGCTGGTGCTGCTACGCAACGCCGACACGGCGGGGCTGGCGGCACAGATGGCGCGGCATTTTGACGACATCGTTGGCCACCTGCGCTTTAACCACCATGACGGTGATACGCCGGACTTCGCGCATATCTTCGCCGGCCTGCGCCAGCAGGAGCCGCAATGA
- a CDS encoding 3-ketoacyl-ACP reductase FabG2 codes for MTRSVLVTGASKGIGQAIACRLAADGFLVAVHYHRDRHGAEQTLQHIAAAGGQGRLIQFDISDRAQCRERLEQDIERHGAYYGVVNNAGITRDGAFPALSDSDWDGVIHTNLDSFYNVLHPCVMPMIGLRNGGRIVALSSVSGVMGNRGQVNYSAAKAGIIGACKALAIELAKRKITVNCIAPGLIDTGMIDMEPAALDQAMRAIPLKRMGSADEVAGLASYLMSDIAGYVTRQVISINGGMV; via the coding sequence ATGACGCGTTCCGTTTTAGTGACAGGTGCCAGCAAAGGGATCGGACAGGCCATTGCCTGCCGTCTGGCGGCGGATGGCTTTTTAGTCGCGGTGCATTACCACCGCGATCGGCATGGGGCGGAGCAGACCTTGCAGCACATCGCCGCGGCCGGTGGGCAAGGGCGCCTGATCCAGTTTGACATCAGCGACCGGGCGCAATGCCGCGAACGGCTCGAGCAAGATATCGAACGGCACGGTGCTTACTATGGCGTAGTGAACAATGCCGGTATCACCCGCGATGGCGCATTTCCGGCGCTGAGCGACAGCGATTGGGACGGGGTGATCCACACCAATCTCGACAGTTTTTACAACGTATTGCACCCCTGCGTCATGCCGATGATCGGTTTGCGTAACGGCGGGCGGATCGTTGCGCTGTCGTCGGTATCCGGTGTGATGGGCAACCGCGGGCAGGTGAACTACAGCGCCGCCAAGGCCGGCATCATCGGCGCCTGCAAGGCGCTGGCCATCGAACTGGCGAAGCGGAAAATCACCGTAAACTGCATCGCACCGGGGCTGATCGATACTGGCATGATTGACATGGAGCCGGCGGCGCTGGATCAGGCGATGCGCGCTATTCCGCTCAAGCGCATGGGCTCGGCCGACGAAGTGGCGGGGCTTGCCAGCTATTTGATGTCGGATATTGCCGGTTACGTAACGCGGCAGGTAATTTCGATTAATGGAGGGATGGTATGA